CCCCCCATTGCAGCCATGTGCCCCCAGGGTACGAGTCCACTCCTGGGGAGGTGTCTAGTTTCTACTTGCTGCTGACTGAACCAATGGGCCATTTGCCCTCCGCCCCCATCTTTGTCAAGAAAAAGctttgcccttaaaaaaaaaaaaaaaagaggaaatagcaAAAAGCAGAACCAAATTTTCCAAGGCCAGGAGGATTAAAAACAATCTGAACGCTCTGTTCAGTTTAATTAAATACTTTTAATGCCAATTTCCAAATTGTCCTGTGCTTCATCTCTCCAACATTCCTTTCTAGCGATGTGAATGTATTACTGCTTCATTGTTTCTAATGCTATTCTCCCGTCTCATACCAATCCATGATCTGTTCCTCATTTCCCGTCTGCAGCGTGAGCTGTCCCCTGCGCGGTGCAGTCTCCCTCTGGCTGAACAACTCAGGCCTGAGATGCATCGCCCTCAGCCTCATGGCTGAGCCTGCCACGCGGGCTGGGTGCCATCAGAtgccacacacacagagtcagtgAGTATCAGTCCACAGAACTCAACGCCTTCAAGAACAAAGTTCTCAGTTGTGCTGGTTGGAGCCGGAGGTGGTGGGAGGTGGTCTCCTTCCAGGACCTTCAGGTGGATAATGCCCTTCCAGTGTCTGTGCAGCCTCACCGGTCTATAAATGGGCCATGGGACACCTGAAGGCTACAGGCTTTGTCAGCTTAGAGAtgctgtctttaaaaaataacacctatttaaaaaaatccatgccCTGTCCCTTCCGCAGATGTCCAAAGGACAGAGTGCACAGAGCAGGGTGACAGTCTGTCACATTTAGAATTCCCTGCACCATGGGGCCCCGTGGgaacccctgccctgccctgcccgccCTCACCACCCCACTTCATGGCGGGGTCCCTGCAGGGCACCTCAGGCTATCTCTGGTTCTTCCTGCTCCTCAGCTCTCTCTtgcctgccacagggcctttgcacagtcTGCTCTTGCTGCTGGGAAGAATGCCCTGCTTCTCTTCCAGCTGCTTTCTTGTCCTCAAATAGATCCTCTGCCCCCTATCTCAGCTCTGAATGGCACTTAACACAGCTTTTAACTATTTTCTTCCTCTAGCCACAAATTTGTTTGTGGCTGCCTCCCAGCTGGAATGAAGCTCCAAGGGACAAGGACAGGGCCTGTACTGGCCACCGCCACTGCCTCCCCAGTTCCacgcagggcctggcacactgtCGACCTCCCACTAATTTTTGTCCAGCAAATCACTAACAGTTCCCCAGCTAGAACCAATCTTGAGCAACGTTTAATGAGATGGGCATTGTGAAAAGGATCAGGAGGTCCAGGTGACCCCTGCCCAGGATCCTGCTGAGGATTTCATGTCTACCCCACCCTTGCAAGCTTCCCTGCAGGGCTCCATCCTAGGCCCAGGGCTCTCCCAGTCCCTCTCTTAGGTGGCTGGATCACTAATTGCTCTTTGAGGGCCTTAATTACTGGTCATGGCCCTCCATCTCTAAGTAGTAGCATTAAGATAGagtaaatgttttccttttcttgagaAGTTCACATATACAAGAGGAGGTGCTGCTGAGCAGTGATGGGCAAGCGCAGGACACCGCCTGGGTCTTGCATGGGAGCTGCCATGGTCCTGCCTTCCTGTCTTCCTCACCCCAGGGCCCAGCGTTGGAGGAGGGCACAGGGCCTCCTGGGGCCTTCCCTTCTCCCCGAACAGCACGTCCATCCCATTCTGGATGCGCTCTTTGCAGACCCACCGCGCAGGTGGTGAAGGCCGGGTTGGCAGTGACTTTGCCAGAGCCTGTTCAGGTCTGGGGGTCCTCACGTgggccctcccacccacccatccacccgaGCAATGGGTGAGGCCTGAGGCCCCAGGAGGGCCGGCCTGTGTGGACCAGCCGCCCCGCTCTTTATCCAGCGCTGAGAGTAGGCTTGGAAGGAGTGAGGTCACACCCGGAGCCAGCAGACTTGTGGTCGTGGGGAAGTGGAAAGCCCTGCAGATCCTCAGGGGCCAAGGGGCCGGGAGGGACCCCAGAGCACAGGAGGAGGTGCTCTATCCCTCGTCTCAGTGTGAGAGTGCGGGGCTACGGGAGGGTCTGGCCCCTTCCCCAGGGTCCCACAGGTCTCGGTCGGTCCAGGAGGGGGCTAGGCGAGGGACAAGTTCAAAGAAGCTGCCGTAGGTGCGcttgtgtgcgcgcgcgcgcgtgtgttgGGGGGATGCGGATGCACGAGAACCCAGAATCCCACCCACGGATACAGCAGCACATCACACGCGCGGTCACACCCAGGACACCCAtgcggagggggaggggcacgCCGCCCGCGGTCAAGGCCTCAGCGCGCCGCCCAAGCCCGCCAGCCTCGCCCCCTCGCCGACCCCCGCCCGCGGCGCGGAGGGGCAGGGGGGTGAGCCCTgctgcggggagggggagggccggCCTCCGCGGCTCCGGCCGCCCCCGCAGTTGGGGGCGGGGAAGACGCCGGCgccactcccccgcccccgccaagcTTCTCCGCCAGCGCCCTCTGGCGCCCCGTTGGCTAGGAGTGGGAGGGTGGGGGCGCGGTGGGGGGCTCGGGCGGGCCCAGCTCCGCCCTcccgggtggggggcggggcgctCTCCGCGACGGGGGAGGGGCGGCTCGCGCGCGCGCCTCTGGGCGGAGCGGCCCCTCCCCGAGCCCCCCGCCCAACCCCGCCCCCCGCGCCGGCCCGGccacgccccgcccccgcccaacCCCCAGCTCACTCTGAAGTTTCCTGCGCCGAGTGCGGACAGGTTCCGGGCTCGTTCACCGCCCCGCCGCCCGGTTCGCGCCCCCCGCGCCCCGCGCCCGTCCGCCCCGCGGACCCCTCTGCGCCGGGTCGCCTCCGCCGTCGCTGCCGGGTCAGCCGGAGCGGGAGCAGGAGCGGGATCCGGCGGGCCGGGGGCGCGGGCCGGGGGCGCGGGCCGGGGGCTGCGGCACTCCAGCCGGGGCCGAGTGCCGTGCCGGTCCGCGGTGACCGCGCCGCCCGGGCGATGCCCGCGGGGACGCCGCCGGCCGCCGGAGCGAGGTGAGACGCAGCGAGGACGCGCGCCCCACTGCGCGCCGGGACCCTCTTCAACTTGAGGCAGCCGGCGAGGGAGCCCCTGGGGCGCCTGCCCCCGCCCcggcggtgggggaggggccgCCCAGCCCTCGCcggagggagggggcgggcgaGGGCGGGGGGCGCATTTGTCTCTaatgagaaaagacaaagacATCCCGGCGGCCGTGGCTGTTTCCCCGGACCCGCTCCACCCGAGGCGGGCGAGGGTGTTGTTCTCGGGACCCGGTTACCGGCTGTCCCCCGCAGGTGCTACCCGCCGCTACCATGACAGAGAGCGTGCAGGCGGCCGACGAGGTCCGAGTGCCCCTGGGCGCGCCAGCCCCGGGCCCTGCGGCGGGGGCGTCCCCGGCGAGCCCTGGGGCCCCGGGGCCAGAGGCGGAGCGGGGGTCGAGGCCCGGTGCGTCGCCCCCCCAGAGCCCGGCGGCCGAGCGCGGCGCGGAGCTGGGCGCCGACGAGGAGCAGCCCGTCCCGTACCCGGCACTGGCGGCCACCGTCTTTTTCTGCCTCGGGCAGACCACGCGGCCGCGCAGCTGGTGTCTCCGGCTGGTCTGTAACCCATATCCTTCCCGGGCCGTCGGGGGTGCGGGGATCCGGGGCATGGGGGCGCGGGACCTCCTCCGTGTGTGCCTCCCACGCTCGGGCTCTCTGGCCTCAGCGCGGGCTGGGTGCGTTGGGGACGCAGGGCAGGGGCGCGAGAGCAGCGCTCCTCCGAGAGAGGCGGCCCCGGGCCGCGCTTTGCGGGGCGGCAGGGGTGACTCTCTTGATACGAATGGGGTGTTCCCTCTTCACAGCCAGCTCGGGACGGAGAGGGTGGAAGAGAAGAGGCGAGGCCACCGCGGGCTTGGAGTGGAGAGGGATCggcagggaggggtgggcggAACTCCGTGCGCCCCCATGGGTGCTCGTCAGGAAGGGAATTCTCTCGTCTGGGTTTACACAACGTCTAGCCTGAGGCAGGATCCTAGCGTGGAGGAGGAGGCCGGCGGGACCTCAATAAGAGAGCAAAGTTTTCATCCTGTTCCTTGCGCTTCGAAGAGCCTAGGAGACCCTAGGGGGCCGGGAAGCGGTGCGCTCTCGCTGGTCCTTTTCCGTGGAGAGAGGCAGTGACGTTGGTTGTGAACTCGCCTTTTCAGGCTGAACTCGGTGTTGGGGTTGATTTAAGTCATGcgcagctggggggtggggggcagggaggcagttGGCACCACACTCGGGCACACTGGTGTCGCTTCTCTCCGTGCTTCCCTAGCCGGAAGGGGCTCCCCCTTTTTGCTCTTGGTGAGATGGACACAGACTTTCAGAGAAGGTTCCAGATCAGAGGTGGGTCGAGTAGGGGGCATTTCTGGGACGCAGGTAGCAGTCTGGTGGCCCCCAGCAGGTGGCCTTTGGGGACTGTCAGCAGGCCCTGTGTCCCAGCTGGTTCTCCCACTGGCCTGTGGAGCTCGTTGCCAGGTGGCTGGGCTGTGGGCGCCAGGCattccctccccctggcctggaGGGATTGGATGACAGCACGGTGGGGGTGCTGAGGAGAGGAGGCTGACAGGGGCAAGACCTTGCACGTGAACTTCCCTTGTCTGGTGTGGAGGAGACAGGCAGAATGAGCGATGCgtgtatatatttttcctatcGTGTGTGTCTAACTGTACAAACATCACACACGAAGAGGAATTTGTATCAGGAAAGTAATAAAccgtgtctttttttcttttctgaaattcaaaCGTGGGCTGAGTCAGGTTAGCCCCCTGGTTGTGAAGGGAGTCGTTGTGGCCTGGGTAGAGGGTGATGGCCCCGGGGCCGCCACAGTGTGGCAGCAGGCTCCACTGCCTGCCTTTGTCCCACAGCCCCTCGGTGGGCTTGGCAGCCCCCCCTCCCCCGGAGCAGCTGAGTTTGCAGGGTGGCTGTAGGCTAGTCTTCCCTCTAGAACCCTGGCCATTTCCAGGCCACCTCATTTTGGCAGGAAGGTGGCCTGGCTGGGTGAGGTGGTAGGGGATGGGGTGGGTGACCTAAGGCCCTGGGACCTGAGGCTGCCCTCTCTGCGTGTCTGTCTTTTCCAAGCATACGCAGAGACCAGATAGGGAGGGATCCCAGTGGGCCTGCACTTTCTCTTTCCTGACAGCCCCTGGTCTGGCTGCTCTGTCCCCTCTCGGCCCAGGGAGTCTTCCAGCCTGACCCTGTGTTCTGGATGTTCCTGGCGGGCTATGTCCTTCAGGACATCTAACAAGGTTGTTTGTGTTACTTAGTgcaggggtggtggggggatgCCACATGCATGTggggtgaggcccagggaggggggaTGGGACTGGCTGGGCCAGTGTCCCTGTCCCTGGGCTTCTCATGACTCCAGGAGCAGGAGGGTGCTTAGAGCAGGAGGAGAGCTCTCAGCCAGGGAAGAGCACCCCTTCTGACTGGCAGGGGTGTGGAGGAGCTCAGGTCCCAGGATCATTTTACCCTGGACTGGCCGTGGAAATGCTGCATCTGTTGAGTGGGGTGGGCTTGTCAGGCCCCCAGCGTGTGGGGACGGCTGCTGACCCACAGCAGATGCCAGGCCCTGGTGCTGGGGTGCCTCGGCCGCAGGGAGAGCTTAAAATAAGCCAGCCCGCCTGGACAGGTGGGGACTGGCCCCCTCGGGGAAGCCCGTGGGCCTCAGCAAGGCTTTCCAGAGCGCTTCAGATTCTTGGGAGTCGGGAGTGGTGGCCTTGAGAGAGGCAGGAGCTTAGAGGGCGGCCTGTGGTTTTCTAGGGACTGCCTGTTGTCTGTCCTGGGGCCGAGGGTGTGCGCCTTGGCCTTGGTCTCCTGCCCTGCAGGTGGATGTCGTGTTGGCGGCGCCCACCATCCTTTCCTGGAGGCTTTACTGCTGTGGAGAGTAAACTCAGAGAGGGAAATGGGATAATTGGGTTTGCTCTGGGAACCCACACTCCGTAAAGCAACTCCTCGCTTCCTGGACGCTGGCAGAGTCCCAGCTGGTCCGCTGAGCCCAGCCCTGAACAGGGATGAGATAGGCAGTTGGAACACAGGAAGAGGCCTTACTTAAGTCTCGGACTTTCCAGAACCCCCGCGTGGATGGCCCCACACACAAATGAACACATGTGTTCTGTCGTTGCCTTAAGGGATACCGGATCCACTGTAGAGGAGCTTCCAAGGACAGCACCTATCAATAATGATTTAGTTTGCTTTTTGAAAACATAATTGTGTTAGAACTTTTGGGGCGAGTGCTGTTTCTCCTACACAGGTTTATTTATAGAGGAAGGTGGGTGGGATCTATGTGTTGTAGCCCGAGAGGCTGGGTTGTGTTCTGCCCGGGCTCCCCTGGGGTTCCTGACTTGGCGCTGCCTGTGATGCAGCTGCCATGTCCCAGCACCCAGGCCAGGAGGGGCCTCCCAGGGGTGCCGGCTGGGTAGGGGGCCCTGCCGCGGTTGCCACGTGAGCCACAGGGGCTGGCTGTGGCCCCGTTGGGATGCGTAGGGACTAGGAGGTGGCCAAGGAGGCACTTTGGGGCTTGGGGATGGTGGACACCTCCAGGAGGTGTGTCCCAGGGAATGGGCACCGAATGCCCTGAGCATAGGGTTCAGAGAAGACAAAGGACATGACAAGGTCACACGGCTGCTGGAGGACAGAGCTGGGTGAGCCTGGCCCGACGCTGGAGTTTGAGTATCTGGCTGGGCCCTACCCGGCAGGGAGGTGAGACTGATGCATCCAGGTCCTTGAAGGCATTTTGTAAAAATCAATGCCCCAAACTGTCATGCCGCTCGCTCTGTGGTTGCTGCCTGCACCTGGGCTCCTGGCGGGCATGGGTGCCTCAGCGAGGACACACAGGGCATTGATGTGGAAAAGGGTGGGCCACCAtctgccctcacctgccccccacAGCCTCCTCTGGCTCCACAGACTGGACATGAGCAGACGGTCTTGTGTCCTTCTCAGCCTCCTGACCCTGTGGCCATGACCCCTGAGCACTGTGTGGGCACAGGCCCGGGGGCACTCCCTCCTCTGAGcccacaacccccccccccagtaCCTGTTCCTGGACCCCTCACCTTGACGctagtgtgtgtttgtttctctgGACCTGGAGTTCCCGGGCCGCGGTCCCCAGACTGGGAGCCTTGCGGCCCTAGGCCGGCCGGGCTCACGTGTCTGAAGGGGCTCTGGGCTCCCCAGGGCTCTGGGATGGATGAGGCCACCCCAACTTCCTCTGACTGGAAAGGAAAGGGGTTGCAgtacgtgtgtctgtgtgtccatgTGTCTCTGGATCTGCCCCCGCCCCACGCTCCGAGGGCCTATGTCgtgccctggggtggggaggggagtggaagTAGAGACACCCCCAGCAGTGGAGATAGGAGTCCATAGTAGGGGAGCTTCCTGGGGAGGGACATTTTCCTGACAACTGGGGAGGGCAACAGTGGAGTGGCAGATCTCTGAGCACctgcaggaggtggggtggggggagccccgTCCCTGGGGTGGCTGCTTCTGTGGTCCCTGGACATGGGCCTGAGCTCCCATTGGACCCTGAGTTTGGAGCAGGGCTGTGATGTGTCATCCTCTTGGCTTATGTGttcaggagggcttcctggaggaggtgaggctgggTTGGGCTGTTTGGGTGGATATGAGAAGTAACAGGAAGGCCTTGGGGCAGGAGGGTGTAGAAGGGGGAATTCGTGTGAGCTGGGAATTGTCTGCCCGGGAGGGCCCTGGCTGTGTCCATGTCACGTTCAGTGTCATTAGACTGCCCAGAAAGCGTCCTGGCTGAGCCCCCTGCACCTCCTCCCCAGCGGCCTGGACTTCTAGCCATTCCCCACCAGGTACCCACAGAGCCCTGATCTGGGCAGACAGTTGGTGTCCCTCCAGCTTACTGGTGGCCTAATTAGTAGGCAGAGGCCGGTAAGTGCTGATTAAGTGCCCTGTGTGTGTGGCATGGTGAGGCCGAGTGTGGTCCCCACCCCCACATCTGCTGCCCAGCTGGACCCTGGGAATgttgtgggggtggggagagcggAGCAGAGCGGGGTGGGGGCTCCTGCAAACACTCGCTGTGGGGTGGCCTTGCTATACAAGCCTCTCCTGTCCTGAGATCTGTGCTGGGCCCACCAGGTTCTCCCAGCAGGCCCACGCTGGGACTCGGCCAGCTTCCACCGTGTGCCCGGCAAGGCTATCCTGATTGTGGTGGGGGTACTTGGGTGGGTGGGTTGGGTGGGCCACATGGAGGCTGTTGGGGGCTGGGAGTCAGGGAGACTCTGCTTGATGGACACAGGGATCTGTGGAGGGAGGAGAGCTGGAGGCGGGTGGACGTGGAGCAGGGGTGTCCCAGGCAGAGGAAtggcacatgcaaaggccctgaggtggctAGAATGTGTCCCTGCAGCTGGAGcaggtggggggtgtgtgtgaggTGAGGGGGAGGAAGGGTAGGGTGGGTCGTGGGGAGGGAGACCAGGAAAGGCCTGTGAGCATGGTGGGCAGGTGATGGGCTGGCCTGGAGGCTCAGGGAGTGGGTCTGCCTCCACCTGGGGTTGGGGCTCGTGAGGGAGGGGCTGTGTTGGGACCAGGTTTGGGGAGAAGTCAGGAGAGGGCAGGTGGAGGGCACCTCAGGGGCAGAGGCCTGAGGTGAGGACATGGCCAGTGCCACCCCTTCAAAGGAAGCTCGTGGATGCAGTGGGTGTCACATTCTGACCACCCAAACTCTGTCCTGACTGCGGGAGGCTGCGGGCACCCTCCCTGGCACAGTGGAGCGCTCAGAGGTGGTCTGGGTGCTCCCCCGCCTTCCAGCGGCAGACAGGCAGAGGCAGCTGCTCCCTCCTGGTTCCAGGGTCAGGATGTGAAGGAATGTGGGGGATGGGCCAGCCTTTCAAACATTGGAGGGATGAGTCCAAGCAGCCAGTCTCTGGCTGCAGAGTCTAGACATTGGCCCCAGCAGTCAAGGTCGGGCGGGAAACACGTTACCTTCTTTTATATGAGTGTTGCACATGCGTCCCCGCCTCCGCCCGCACAGAGACCGCCTGGGAAGGGGTGGCAGCTGTTGCGGCTGAGTtaggaatattttcttttctctccttcttgcaAGTGGGTATTTAACTCAGTGACACAAAAGACCAGTTGCTTTCTCCTCCCCTCAACGGTTAGCTTTGACAGAACTGGGAACACCTCTGAGTCACGTGGGCCTCAGGCGCCCATCCTGGCAGCCGCAGGAGTGATTTAGAGCCCGGCTCCCCGGGGGGGAGATGGGGGAGCGCCTGGGGAGGACCGGTCTTGGAGAGAAGCAGCCCAGCCCTTGCAAGTTGGCAGCGAGTTCGGGCACCGTCCCCAGAGCCAGAGCTTTGCGCCCGCCGCGGATGACAGATGGGGGCTGCTTGGCTGCGTTGTCTTCACATAGTGAGTAGCGGctcattgtcattttgttaaGGAGGGCCCCACcaaacacccaacacacacacacacacacacacacacacacacacactctcctccTCCAGGGGAGGCAAGGCTGTGCTACTCCGTTTGGCCCAGCAGACATGTGGGAGGACCCCAGTGTCCCCAGCTTCTGGGATGCTTTCGCCTCTGCTGCTGGGAGGAGCAGGGTGTCGGCAGTGCTGGCAAAGCCCTGAGCTCTGATTAGTGTGGACAGTTGATGGATGTGCTCAATTAGAGCATGCGGTGGGGACGTTGCCATCTCTGTGGACGTTGCCATCAGGGGGCATCGTGGTGTGAGCATCCTGCCTCTCCATGACCCTGAGCAGCTCTTGGATGCGTGCAGACTTCAGGGGTTTCGGGAGTACCCCTCTTCCTAAGTGGGATGCTGACAAGAACCAAGGCCATGTCCCAGAGCAGCCCCCACCTCAGTCTCACCCATAGCTTCTCTCTTTGCCAAAGTTGGGCGCAGATCTGGCAGAGAGGACCCAGAACCCCCTCCACAGGGGCTGCCTGGGTGAAACTggccccctgcccccactgtgtCTCATCCGGTGCAGGTGTGTCCCCAGCCGTGTCTGGGGTCAGCTCTCCTTCCTGCATGGGGCCCCGGCCAGGCCTCAGCCTCGGCGTCCAGCACAGTTGCCTGAACCTCTCAGGCACGTAGGGAGCTGATGTTAGTGAGATGCTCACGTCTGGGCGAGGTGGGCCAGGCAGGCGGTGATGCTCAGGGCTGGCGTGCAGGCTGGCAGTGCAGGGAGGAGGCCAACAGCCCCCTGACCTGCTTGAACCTGGGGAACAGGCCAGTCTTCTTGGGTGGGCACAGGCCGCATCCACTGCCTGGAACTGGGCAAAGCCCGACCTGGCACTGGTGCCAAGAGACCTGGCAGGCGGCGGCCGGCCTACTTGGTCACACTGTCCTCTCCCTGTTCTGGGCTCTGCCAGTGCCCCTGTGCAGCTGGCCTCCAGGTGAGGTCAGGGCACTGGTGCAGCGGGGACAGTGCCCCTTTTCTGGGCTGCAGTggcctctctgctccccacctgCACTTGGCGGAGCCCCCGGCTGGGAGTGGTCATGTTTCGGGCCCTCGCTGGCCTGAGGACTGTGGTGGGGGCACCCTGATGCCTCTTCAGGGAGCAA
The sequence above is a segment of the Orcinus orca chromosome 16, mOrcOrc1.1, whole genome shotgun sequence genome. Coding sequences within it:
- the LOC125961453 gene encoding taperin-like; translated protein: MAHSEVSCAECGQVPGSFTAPPPGSRPPRPAPVRPADPSAPGRLRRRCRVSRSGSRSGIRRAGGAGRGRGPGAAALQPGPSAVPVRGDRAARAMPAGTPPAAGARCYPPLP